tatcatgaaAGTCtgtgatgaaataaaaattacaattattaagtacatggaattgagtttgtttttttaaaaagctttgTAATACCTAGCCCCCAGCTACATTTAAGGTACAAAGCTTTAATCAAGATTTCAAATTAAGTACTTTGTTtctaaatttgttttaaaatactttgaaaTAAAACCTTGCAAATTAACAATTGAATTACTTTCACTGTAGTGAAAAAAAGCAGCATGTATACTGCTTTGTAACTGATTTATTTGCAATGTAAAAAATACTAAGGATTCTAGTATTATGAAGGaatttatacaaattattattggttcaTATTATCAAACATTTAATACCTACTTACAAATGATCAAatgtataaaacatattttaccaaatgaatacttacttacataccttctcattgaaataaaatacttacttaatcttgcttaaaatctacttataacattttaaaaacctatatttaaaacttacttttttccactttttggttGTTTTTGTTGAGCCATTGCCTATGGCATTAAGGCTATGGGTCAGGGTGTCCCATAGCCTTTCAGATCGAAGGCGCCCTTGGGCACCACCAACGGGCCTGGATAAATCTCCATTACTGCAATACATTTAATAGAATAAAGGTTTTCAGTATTTAAGCaacaaatattatgaactactaaCTAGTATCATCTAATATGCATCACATTCCTacacatgataataatattaagttcatgGTTTGCCCATTGCACAGGGATCATGCCTCAGGGTTAGTCTGAAGGAACTAGACTGAAATCACAAACCTTTTATTATCTCTTAATACCTCATGCCATTAGCTTGATCCTTTCGTAAGTGTACAATTGAATACCTATTGATACATAGTAAGTTTTATCACTACCACTAAACCATTTaagcaaaatatttaagaaaatataagtTTTCAACATCATCGTAGGCATCAATGTAGTAACTACAACTGTGAAATTTACTTACGTCTCCATGTATTCTGTTAAATATATATACTGTTCGTTACTTGTTTTGCACGTTCATTTTAATTTCTatcgaaaataaattaacaagaaGAAAAAACACGAAAAACTTCTCGTTCACATTGGAATAAATTCGCGGTCTGAGTTGGCGGCATAACAAACTcatttcaaagttattttacctctgaGTTATGGCGAAAGTGATCCTAAAATCCTTGTCATAAAGTCTATAGCCGAGACcatagtcgtgttcgtttcgtttttcaatgcacattgcgcatgcgcaaagttaaaaataagtgtCAGTGTGTCATGTTTTAAAATACCattcaatttctgtcagattttagaacatgacactgaCACTAACActgacattgacatttaaaaaacgaaacgaacacgactcatactgacagttgacatttgacagttgaaatttaacagttgacatttgacaggaCAACAAAACCAAAGACAATTTTGGGGCAAATGAAGGTAAAGAGAAAATCGTTATGGAATCACCGAAACGTAAGTTCGCCGGTTGTTGGCTAGGGCAAAATGTTCTGTATTGCATTGGCGTTAAAGAATCTACTAGTCTCTTCGTAATAAGGCGAAGTAAATTTGGCTAGGGCCTCAGTTACTGAGATTTGAGAGAACAAACaatcttccgctttataatattatattagtatagattaagtaATCCGtaatttatcaacaaaatataTCAAGCAAAGGTATTTCAAGTACCTATATCTTAATAAGATTAACAACTCGGCAATAAcacagaacattttttttactatcagAACACAATTAACAAagatatacaattatacatcaCTATAGcacactatagtttgtgcgttatgCCGCAGCATGCGTCtgtcgtacgaagcttcgtgctatgatatgagacgataccattggacgatacacgcagatcgtccaatggtatatATTATAAGCACGGAGcgctacgcaggtgcggcccgggcattatatgatgatatgcgtgacacattataattgacaatagtagggaagttacctaacaaaaattaatcgataatttaaaaatatcgaatcacttcgtgaaggaattgcaatcgaaattatcgatttcgtactaacatttcagtggtgccggcgatttaagcgtctcccagacagacgcggcctgcgatggcggtggcggtcagttggatggcttggccgcgtggccgcatgtgtctgtgtcgttcctagaactCTCAAGTCATTAAACTGACCGCCACCACcgccgcaggccgcgtctgtctgggagacgcttcacgatggccgccctttttatcgatttgatttcgattcaacagtgtcaatctctattgacataggttccgtttcatgcatctgacatttttcaaatgttttcgtaacaatatttttatactcctacttcacagttaataatataattctatattaataagttggcatttagcaacttttcatttttattcatttacaattacatATAGGAAATACCTATTtctttttgtagatggaatataatttattacattttgattttttttgttttcttgtaaaaaaaatccgtagtaaggaacatgaaaactgtcacccatatcatcttacaatgcaacgcacaaactatattaGGCCGGCcgcatacacagtacacacgttTCCGTATTTGAAATGTGAATGCATACAACAGATCTAGCAAGGTTCGCGCTCTGCGCTTACGGACAGACAACgcgcgaagtcttagtaatagggtccggtTTTTACCCTTAAAACGAATGTTTGCAATTTAGTCTCACGGAcaaagattaaataataatcgaaTACACTATACAgaaatgtataatgtataagcGGCCAGCCTTAATCAACCTTTTGACAGAATGTCAGGGCGTTCtctgcgttaagcgtgcgcccggcgcggccacccgcgaggcgtgcttgtttcatcccatagagcagcgctgcgttgagcgggtcagccgtcgcacgattactatggcgagcgcacGCCGCGGCCGCCTGCgacgggcacacgctcaacgcaaaCGCCCTTACTTCaaacatcacaattcacaactagTATTAATAGTTAGGGAGCTGGCGAGCAAAATTTCTAAATGATCAGCACACATGGCAGATGTTATTAATAGTGATAATTATACCCTAAGAAACATCAAGAACCTCGTCTGCCACCATGGTGGCGTTGCGTTGTCAATTTACAGCGTTGAAAAAAAAGGTGGGTGATATTATATGCACATGTCTGCCTCTGGGGCTGATGATCATAGTCATCCTGTAAACACAAAAATTCGTAGAGGCAGACATCAGGGACTTTTGtagttttcaattttttaagtttttttttttgtgatttaataAACTCTATATGAAGTGCACACTTGGCAGATTGAAATTGTTCGATTAATAACAATGAAGGACCACGGAAAAATAGTCCGCCAGCATGTTGCCTCTGCGTTCGCTATTGATAGCgtttaaaaaatgcaaaaaataaaaaaagtgctATATTATGCACACATGTCTGCTTCTTGGATTGATGTTTAAATTTGTCATGAAAAGCAAGAAACTCGATGAGGCAGACGTTCAGGCCTCTGATATTTCAAAGGCAGaccatttgaatttttttttcaaccgCACGCTCGCGCCAAGTTAGAAGTACTtacaaaattcaattttaaacaCGCGTCAGAAATATTCGGCTTCTACTTGTTAACTACGTCTCAGCAGGTATGAAATTTCTCCACAGTTCCTTTCGTAGTGTCTAGCTTTTATTTGGGGATATGAGTGAGAACGGTATACCTAACTCAGTTCCGACCTTTCCCGTATTGTGTACTTTTCACGTTTCATTACAAGAAACATAGAGCCCATGTTAAAAATCTACGTAGGTATTTCGAATAAGTTAGAGTCTGTAATCCGGGagttgacaactttttaaaaatagttttaagcgcttcagttgcttacaataatacctgtaaattaatatttaattcattattatgccctagaatgagttaaaaattattttaaatactgaattcaaaatatgacaaaaacgCGGCATTGTGGTCACGTGATCACGTGTGACGTCATCtttcatgaaacaaaacaagGTCCGTGGACAGGGCAAAAGTGagtaacggcggttcccaatatttgacctatctctggtttggccctactagggataggaatagctcacattagacatatgtgttctttattaattaataataatattgaaataaaataaaaatttaaggggggttcccatacaaaaacacaacttttggtctatttttgctctataacggtacggaacccttcgtgcgcgagtccgactcgcacttggccgattatttttttaacatttttacaacTCCGCCCCATAATAATGCAGAGCCCTGAATGTCTGCCTCTTCGATTTTCTTCGTTTCCAAGCTGTTTGTGACCATGAACCCCAGAGGCATAGGTACATGtgcaaattatttaatatcCCCTTTTTTTAAGCTACTTCAATCTTCTGTAACGCGAAAATGCTGCGACGTAGGACCTTAATTGACTGGACCAAATCAATTCGTAATGACGTAAACTGCAATCTACCTCGATGTGAAACTTGTGCAAATCATATACCTAAATGCTCACCAGCTCCCTAATTATAAGTCTTTCCAGTAAGTATGCATTAGCTTGTGGCTGTTGAGGTCACCTCTTCGAATAAACGACTtactacaaacatcacaactataattaattacaatgcGTTGCCTGGTATGCATTTTTTTGTGACTGTTTCGGTGAGATTTATCCCTAAATGTCTTATtacaaacatcacaactataaGGCTTTTCATTGCTATGTATTCGTTTGTGACAGTTTAAGGTACTTTTTTGATGAAACGACTTACTGcaaacatcacaactataaGGCTTTTCAGTGTCATGTATTCGTTTGTGAGTGTTTAAGCTATTTTTTTGATAATATGACTTATTGcaaacatcacaactataaGGCTTTTCATTGGCATTACTGGCATGTATTTGCATGTGTCTGTTTAAGTAAGATTGACACGTAAATGTCTtactacaaacatcacaactataaAGCTTTTCAGTGGCATGTATTCGTACATGACTGTTTAaggtacattttttataaaacgacttactacaaacatcacaactataaGGCTTTTCAGTAGTATGTGTTAGTTTGTGATTGTTTAAAACTCTTTTTTGATAAAACGACTTACTGCAAACATCACAACTGTAAGGCTTTTCATTGGAATGTAAAAGTATGTGATTTCTTAAGTTACTATTCCATCTAAATGTCTtactacaaacatcacaactataaGGTTTTCCATTGGAATGTATTAGTCTGTGACTTTTTAATACAGCTTTATGACGAAAAGATTtactacaaacatcacaactataaGGTTTTTCATTGGCATGTATTAGTTtgtgattttttaataaacttttgTGACGAAACGGCCtactacaaacatcacaactataaGGCTTTTCATTGGAATGTATTAGCATGTGTGTCTTTAAGTAAGGTTTATGCGTAAATGTTTtactacaaacatcacaacCATAACGTTTTTTAGTGGTATGTATTCGTTTGTGTCTGTTTAATAACGTTTTTAAGCAAAAACTTTTACTACAAATATCACACTCGTAAGGTTTTACCTCAGGGTGAGTTTGCTCGTGGTGTATTTTCAAAAGTCTCGTAGAAATGAATGTTTTGTTACAGACATTACAACTATAATAATTTGTGCCATCTTGTGTCGGCTTCGTGGGAATATCACGTCCGTACGTTGATTCTCCAGTACTTTCGGCTTCGTAATGACTTGGATTTTCTACACCTTGTTCTTTTATAGCTGCAAGAAAAACATTTGTTCAGTAATAGAAACTAGAATATACATTCCCAACAAAGGAAATGTCATTGCATTTGCATGGCGAAGATGTTGTTGGCcacacgacggggcggggcgggccggtaaattttgccgcgaacgatagcacaaacaaagggaatcctatatttaCCAACGCACACAGAGCCCAGAAGGCAAAAAGACCGTGCcgcaggtgcccggcgggcactggcggcgcggcatgtccgcggctgcccgccatggatcacacaaaccagttctcatgcagtaacgcaaacggcggcgcggggcggctAGCTTTATTCTCTCTATATCCACTAGAATGAACGTCCTGAACTGACTGCCTCCGCCcgtcgtgtgctttgtgtacgcg
Above is a genomic segment from Aricia agestis chromosome 18, ilAriAges1.1, whole genome shotgun sequence containing:
- the LOC121735812 gene encoding zinc finger protein 658B-like isoform X1, with the translated sequence MNQGTCLLCFSVAKVFNIKYTHLQNVYEELSGIEIQADPHPLCYICYTKLLQSQQLLKQIQENSRTSQPDMRPLVHLSMVANYAWSLPQNSAKIQLHPVKEEDFKEEYVGGTAIEFVDSLGRDSKSPAIKEQGVENPSHYEAESTGESTYGRDIPTKPTQDGTNYYSCNVCNKTFISTRLLKIHHEQTHPEVKPYECDICSKSFCLKTLLNRHKRIHTTKKRYGCDVCSKTFTHKPYLKTHMLIHSNEKPYSCDVCSRPFRHKSLLKNHKLIHANEKPYSCDVCSKSFRHKAVLKSHRLIHSNGKPYSCDVCSKTFRWNSNLRNHILLHSNEKPYSCDVCSKSFYQKRVLNNHKLTHTTEKPYSCDVCSKSFYKKCTLNSHVRIHATEKLYSCDVCSKTFTCQSYLNRHMQIHASNANEKPYSCDVCNKSYYQKNSLNTHKRIHDTEKPYSCDVCSKSFHQKSTLNCHKRIHSNEKPYSCDVCNKTFRDKSHRNSHKKMHTRQRIVINYSCDVCSKSFIRRGDLNSHKLMHTYWKDL
- the LOC121735812 gene encoding zinc finger protein 73-like isoform X2; this translates as MNQGTCLLCFSVAKVFNIKYTHLQNVYEELSGIEIQADPHPLCYICYTKLLQSQQLLKQIQENSRTSQPDMRPLVHLSMVANYAWSLPQNSAKIQLHPVKEEDFKEEYVGGTAIEFVDSLGRDSKSPAIKEQGVENPSHYEAESTGESTYGRDIPTKPTQDGTNYYSCNVCNKTFISTRLLKIHHEQTHPEVKPYECDVCSKTFTHKPYLKTHMLIHSNEKPYSCDVCSRPFRHKSLLKNHKLIHANEKPYSCDVCSKSFRHKAVLKSHRLIHSNGKPYSCDVCSKTFRWNSNLRNHILLHSNEKPYSCDVCSKSFYQKRVLNNHKLTHTTEKPYSCDVCSKSFYKKCTLNSHVRIHATEKLYSCDVCSKTFTCQSYLNRHMQIHASNANEKPYSCDVCNKSYYQKNSLNTHKRIHDTEKPYSCDVCSKSFHQKSTLNCHKRIHSNEKPYSCDVCNKTFRDKSHRNSHKKMHTRQRIVINYSCDVCSKSFIRRGDLNSHKLMHTYWKDL